The genomic segment CAAAAACATAACACGGGCTTGTTAGGATCGCCTTCGCGTCAGGgatacaaataaaaagaaaaaaaacgtgCAATACCCGTCAGCGTAAACGAGGCCTACCTGGTTACTGTCCCGCTATTTTCGGTATTTTTCACCCGAATCTTCTCTTTGGAAACGACGCGTTTCAGTGTCGTGGATGCTGTGCGCTCCTGCATGATGGGCCCCATGTTGCAGCACAGTGGGGGATGATTGTTGCTTTCGAGTCCGACGCAGTTAAATCACACGGTAGCTAAAGGACCCAACCGACATCTCGGATCACATATTCCAGTCTGCTAATGAGGCTAAAAACAcccattttctcaaaaatgctGCAGTGCATCGTGCGTAGATGTCAAGCGTCCCCTGTATCCGCAGGTTGAAACGCGTCCTCCTAATCCCCGTCGTATGGCCCCGCTGCTCGATCGCAgatcagcttttatttgaatcGCTTGCTGACAGCTGGCGCGTCTCCTTCCCCGATGTCGTCCTCATCGCCATTACAAATGCGAGACGGTGACACGGCGCAAACGCTTTGTTTGGCTCGCCGTCCCAGTCAGATAGGTTTGTTTACCTGCTGCTGACTGGCTCGCCTGTTGGTGTCGAAGCGAGCGTCAGCGGTGCATCATGGGACTTGCAGTTAAAAGCGCGCTGGCTTCATTTTAAAGCGTTTGCGGAAGCCCCTTTTTTGCAGAGTCTTGCTTGCAGTCGATAAGCAAATGGAGTGCACAAGATGGGATCCGATGAGGACCGTGTCCCAGAGAAGGAGTTAAACAGCGTGAACTCGCACCCGCTTCATTTGAAGTACTCAATCACCCATGCGACATCATTCTGGTCCGTGTGTAGTTTCCTGTTAACTGCGAGCACGTCAGCTGATCTGTATAGACCTCACGTTGAATGCATGTATGGGATGTTGGAGAGCGATGAAGGGAGTTAGCAGTTACAAATCAGGCTACGCGGCTGCAACCAATAACAGGCACTACACGGTGCACGGAAACACGCAGCACTGATAATACTACTCTACATGGAGGATCGAGATTGGGCTGCTTCCTGCAGCTTATAAGTGACTGACGCTTCGCATCTTCACATGGTGAGGTGATGTCAACGTCTGATTGCAGCAAGTGATGTTAAAGGCAGTTTCAGGAATACTGCAGTCATTTAGAGAGGCAGAAAAAGACCGTATGCATGCATGCGGGCACGTACTTCCCGAGTACACGCCCACTCTTTACTGTTTAAACGTCAAAGTTGCTCTGTTGAAAGTTGCTTCACGGCTTGTTGCATTTAGTAAGCTGATGCTGAAGCTTATGCTTTTAACGCGAGTAAAATTTGCAGCTAACTAAATACTTCCCAACTTTACAGGTGAACTGAACCCCTGTTCTCACCACACATGGATAAAGGGTGGTTTATTGGACTTGAGAGGATTCCTCCAGCACAGTCTGAACAGAGGAGGTCGTGTGTTTCTAttaacctgactgaaatgctccGGGCTGACAAGCCTAATGTGCAGAAGAAGCCAGTTCCAATCCGCCCCCCGAGCCCCAGAGTTTCGTTCCCAAAACAACAGTTTCACCGCAGTTTCTCCTGTGAACCTACGCCTAAACCCATCATCCGTCAGCGGTCGCACTCGCTGCCTTCTGCCACTGACAAGAAGAAGCAGTGCAGAAGTGTTGGCGTACGGTTTGTTGACTCTTTGGGACTGGACCTGGAAGACGTCAAGATTTTTAAATCGGGAGAGGATCCACTTGTGCCCCATCATGTTACCTTTAGATTGTTGATGAGTGCAGAGATGGCAGATGGAAGGCATATGGAGATTTCTTTGCCATACCTGAAGCCAGCATTTGCCCAGCAACCTGGAGACCATCCAGGATTCCTGCATCGTCTCCATGAGCAGAAAGTTTGCCTTGAGAGAGTCCTGTGTTTTGAGCTGGGGGTCATCGGAATCACCCAAGTCCTCAATTTGGACTTTGAGAAAGATGTGACGGCTCGTTATTCTTTTACAGGGTGGAAGAGCTGTGCAGAAGCTAAGGCCTCTTGGGTGTCCAGCATCACTAAGAACTGTGAGGTTAGAATGGGCCAAATCAGCTGCGATACATTTCGTTTTCATCTGCCTGTACCTCCATTCCTGCAACCAGAAGCAGTGTTAGAGTTTGCCATTCAGTACAAAGTCTGTGGTGCTGAGTACTGGGACAACAACGATGGAAAGAATTATAAGTTAATTTGCAAGAACTACAAGCTCTCTGTGCCCAAAGAATGCGAGGATAGCATGGTGCACTTCACTTAGTATGCACACAAAAGGGAGAAGAGTTTGAGCATTAGAACACTTAATGATTACATGTAGCAATATCTATACAAAAAACACTCGGTAAACACATCATCTGTCAAGGCcgtttggggtcatttttgcaatttttaaccATGTGcataaaaatttaatttttgaGCATGCTACAGCTTGCCATAAAATCCTTTGGAATTTGGCTTTTTTGGGGGTATTTTATGTGTAATGTTAATGGCAATAAGATAAAGAAATGCACTGATGGAGGCATAACTACacacaggaaactgttcatgcTCTTAGTAGTGCTGGCATAGTAGcagtttgaataaaacacacacacacacaagtgcacTTACACCTGGTGCCAGCTTTACTGccagttgtatttttgtttgtaaaaaTTGCACTGAATTGTTATATTTTCCTAATAAAAGTTGCACTTCAGTGTGGGAACATCCCGTACAAAATTTTTTGgtgaaaatgaaattaatgGACTTCACAGTCCAGGCTTTCTACCAGCTGGATGTTGGTCTTCTGGACCGGTTTGCTGAGTTTTTAGGATCTGTATTTGGAAGTCAAATGTTGTCAAAACATGCCATAGATACAGTGTAAATGTTTCTCATGTGCTAAGCCATATTTAGCTTATGAAATGCAGGAGTCCTGCATCTCAAATGGGCTTGAAGATGCCTTTCTAAAAAAGCTGTTATGTGTATTCTTAATTACAGAATACTCTAACAAacatattttgtaaatatttcagCCAtaggagaaataaataaatgacttcACACTCGAGGGAAATGTAATGTTTTATCTTTGCAAAAGTGGCAGATTCTAAGTAGCAGTAGGCCTACCACACTGTGAAAATACCCACTACCAGCTAAAATCCTGTATTCTAAATCTTACTTAGGTGTGAATATGCAAGTATTATCGTGGGAAACATGCTTCCTgattgtgttttccttttatatGTGTTGTTGTTGAATTGCTGTTGCCCTGATACCTGTGTGTATTGCATTTCACTGCTGTAATGTTGAAAGTGGGGCTAAGTTTAATTGCTGCTGAGTAGTTTATTGCACAACAATGGGTTCTATAGGAAGATGTTAGTAGGGTTCCCCaaaaattgattctgttcatctagacgtagtgttttcagttaGTAGTGTTATTGTCCTGTCAGAAAACAACCATGTTTTTAGCTttgtaagttttttttctttctttctaaagGTGTTTAAATACACTATGAGGACAAAAGTACTGTGTCGCCTGTCTCACTCTTTGAATTCATGTGTATAAAACCAAGCATCTATAGCCATGTGTTCAGGCTTAGCAAACATTTGTAAAAGAATTGGTAGATTTGAAGAGCTCAATTTGAATTTGAGCGTTGTATTGTAATAGAATGCCACACTTTTAAAGAGTCATTTCCTGGAAATTTTTCCCACCTAGATGTTCCAACATTAACCGTAAGAGGTATTTTTGAAAAGTGGAAGTATTTAGAAACCACAGCCACCCACGAAGTGGCAGACCATATAAAGTTACACACCGGGGTTGCTGAGACTTGAGGCACATGGTCCCTAAAAGTTGCGAACgctctgctgactcagtaaGTGCAGAACTCCAAAACTCCTTTCGCACTAACATAACACAAGGCGCTTCTTGatatgggtttccatggccaagCATCTCCTGTAGGTGTAGTTTATCAGGAAGATATCAAGTTAAAAATCACATGGGGAGGATAGTATATGTGGTTTTAACTGGACAGAAAGGTATGATCCTGAGAAGTAACTGATAAATAAAGCAGTCAGACAACTGTAGTAGAAtagaaagtttaaaaatgtgaacaaaataaagtacaaatacttacaGTTTACCCTTCAATATTACTTACTATAccgcaaaacagaaaaaaaatctaaacatgGTTCTCTTGTCCCTGGTGAATAAGCAGATCTATTTCAAATCAATCAGACTAAAAAGCTGCTGAGAAACAGTGCCTGTATacaggattttttaaaaatatattaaatgttGTCTTACTGTATTATGAACGGAGGCGACAGTTCCGGCTGGACGTAAACCCCCTCGCGCGTGCGCAAAGAATGCAAAGACTTCGCGCGCGTTGTGGGGATCAactgaaaaacttaaaataCGAAGCAACCTGTCATGTCCTCTTTTTGTGCCAAATTTGACAACACAGTAAGTAGAGCCATGTAAATAATACACGCCGATATTATCTCCTTAAGCTATGTAGTAATCCCGGGCCAGCTGATGGTTATGgtctgaaaatattgttggcTAGGAGAAAGTTTAGCTTTTATTAGCATCAAAGTTAAGCTAGCTAACTTCAATAAAGCCTGATGAGGTCATAAAGGTTAGCAACATATCTCATGACTCAGCTCAGATTTCATGTACCGCAATAGATTTTATATAAAGCATCTCACATAGATGTGAAGATAACAGATAACTTAGTGTTTAGCTTTTTGATGGCAAATTAATTAAACTAATGAAAATTACATGtcaataaataatttatataaAGTGAGGCCTTTTCAGATAGGCCTATGATTGGTAGGTTtatgtctgctgtttttgtttacagTCAATTTAAAGAGGCTAAAACCTTTTCTCACAAGGATGGCACCTGCTCAGAACACGCAGGTGAGAATGCATACACTTTCTCCCTTTGTAAATATTCCTATCACTTAATTAATCAATATTCAGGCCTAATGGTGAAAAGTAAATTGTATACTTCAACCTTTTAGTTGGAGCACATAATCAGTGAGGCGGTAAAGTCCGGAGATGTCCGAGCACTGGATGTGTTCTTGCAGAGGGAGATTTATGAAGAGACTCCCATGAAATGCTCTCAACAGTTTCTCAGCAAATTGGATAAACTTATCTGCAGGGTGAGATAAAACTCAAAACACCCAGTTACACAATATGATGCTGTGTTATCAGTGGAATTAATGAAACCATATTTATGTTCCTTAGGGTTTGGTTCAAAAAGACCCCAAATTGGCCAGTCTGGGATTTGCCAGTCTTTACAAGTGTGGAAAACACCTAATACTACCTGGTGGTGGCCAAGGACTTTCGGGGTTAATAGCACAGGGTCTAATAAAAAAGATGAGTATACACGTAATAATACATAAAGGTACATACTATGTGGGTTCTGTAAACTTACGTAGTCTGATTGAACCCTTTTTTGTGCAGATGGTGGAGTGGTTTGAAAAATGCAGACAACTGTGGATTCAGTGTGGGCTGCAGTGGGATGAAAACTTAATCAACCTCTCTGAAGactttttaaatgctttaacGGTGAGCTAACTTCTAATAAGAAACACACTTTGTAAAGTCAACCGTTTCAGTATTCTtaatttggtttgtttttactttctctATGTTAAAGGTGGTTCATCAGGAATGCAAAGAGGGTATGGATGTACATATCTCTATGTACTGTAGATAATGACATCTTTTTTTATACTGTTTAAAAACGTAAATGGGGACATATTTAAGTGTAAGATGGATAAGAGTTTCTAACTTAAAAGAGGTTTCTAATAAGTTTACAACAATTTAATGATGACTCTgtatacaaaaagaaaatattgacTTTTGTCTGCTACAccggttttattttatttttgcagggACATATGAAGTCACTGAGTCCTTTCTGTATCCTATTGGCCAGTTGGCTGTTGACCGCAGAATCGACGTCCTGATCCAGAAAGAGGTTTACAatagtttttctaattttttttagaGTAACACTGAACCTGAAAGACCGATGTGTTTGGTACAGTTGATTAACTGCCTAATAATGTTTTAACAGGCAATTCGGAAATTCAACTTAATTCTGGATAAAATCCCAGTGGAACTTAAAAAAGACACGAAGATCCTAATGTCACAAGAGGCCTCTGATATCATGTATGTCACTGTAGTTTTCTTAAATGATTATTAACATTAAATGTAATACAATTGGAAACATGAATGATCACAATCAAGAATGAATTACCACATTTACTAATTATTAAGAAGTAGATTGCTCATTTGATTACAGGATCAAACTGGCTGATCATATAATGGATGTTGGTGGTAAGCTTTCTTTATACATTTCTCTTTACCCAGAATtactattaaaaacaaaatatgtaaaacactgtttttatttccccCTCAGACTATGACTTTCAGTCATCCTTGATGGAGGCATTGTGCAGAATGGCCACAACTGACCAGAGGAAGGAATTTGCATATAAATGGTTCAGAATGAGCCATGTGGCCAGTGCATTTGCCAAAATACGTGATTCTGAATTTGAGACGGTAACATTAgtctgttttggtttattttatatttgcttttgatttttgatgTACTGATGCTGTTGCTGATATTGTTTATGCTGACAGACTGCATAAAATTGAATGCAAGTCTGTGTGATTTCAGGCTTGTCGTACGTTTCTAAACATGGTGAATGGGATGCAGGGAGACAAGAGAAGGTACATACATAACAGAGCTCAGTGCTATACAACACATGTGGTTTCATTAGTAACTTTCATTCTGAACCTGAGTTAATATGAATTTTCATATGTTTGTCTATTTCTCTAGCAATATTGCATTTTACAAATTCTTTCACCTGTCAAGCTCTTTTAATAAAAATCTCTAATTACATTCTGTATTTGGGCCATCTTGACTGGAAACATTTACTGAAAGTTCTGATGACACAATTCTTTGTGCACTGTAGGGTGTATTCCTACCCTTGTTTGGAAGCTTATCTGGACAGCAGTGAGGTCAGTATCAACAGGGATTCTGttctaaaatgtgaaaaacaaaactgaatttgaaacaactcagttattaaTTGTCTGAACACACATAAGATATCTCTCACCACACAGTCCTAGTCTGTTTAATCTAATAACAGCTTATGTCCAAATTCATGCTGTATTGTTAATACTATAAGTTGCTGTTGTAGTAAGGTTGTGGATATGTTGTCAGCTGCTGATGCCCTCGGATGAGAAACTTGAGGAATTCTGGATTGACTTCAACCTCGGCAGCCACAGCATCTCTTTTTACTTCTCCTTGGCTGATGAAGAGGTACAGATACCTCAAATCAgtaatatacacacatatacaatatacacagtaatatacacattaaaaaacTCAACTTTTGCTTAGCACAGTCAGCATCTGCTTAACAAACTTTGGTTTACCCTCAATGTAGGATAGCCACTGGGAAACTATATGTATCAATGAGCATGAAGTCCAAAGCTACACTGTAAAAGGTAATGTATACACAAAGGCCAATGCATTTGTGCCTGCTCACATTCACTGAATTTTTATTTGCATGCGACTTTGCCATTTCGTATAAGTATTTGCTCTACTAAAAAATTTCTTAATGTCCAAGAGGAGGGCAAGAGGCAGGTCTTGCAGATCAAGCTGTCAGAGGTGGTCATTGTTGGTGGAGCTGAAGGATCCACTCTTACGATCCATTTCAGCTCCTCGCTGGACATCCTGCAGGCTGTGCAAAACGTCTATGGACACAGCAAAAATAAAGTAGAGTCTATCTGTCTTTACTGAATTTTCTTGCTACACCACAATAGATACATGACAAGTAAATTCTAAGGTATGCATTAATGTTAAAAAGACTTTCACACCAAGTGGAAAAGTCCATATTTTGCACTGATAGAATGGGGCTCCAAACAGAAGCTAAACTGTGGTCATGATGAATTTAAGTATTTGGATTAAGACTTTCTTCTTCCATCAGGGCTCATCTGTAGTGAAAGCTACAGCTAGATCTTTAATGGAGAACAACACTCAGGTAAACATTGGTTTGTCAACATAATGCTCTTATTGTACTTCTGTAATAATTAGTTCTCATCTCAGATTCCAGTGTTTATTAAACTGTCAATATTTGAGCTGGAGTTGGGTTTAAATGGTAAATTGACTGGTTCCTATAACGCTTTTGTACTCTGATTCTCAAAGCGCTTTATGCTTCAGTGCTTTCTGTCCGCGTTCAACTTCGGGTTAGTATCTTCTCCAAGGACATTTGGTAGTGTAATATATTGAAATGTATAATATGTTGATTCCTGGCTTATTTAGATCGAAATTATAATGGGTgcgagtgtttgtgtttggggttttttattcATGTGATCTTATTGTATCAGAAATCTTTTGTTAATGTCTAAAAAGATTTTTCACCCTGTATGTTCATCTTTTTTAGGTTGTTCCAGAGAGCCAGGTGTCTCTTggtgaaagtgaaaaaagtaCTGTCCACTACGTTTTACCTGCTACAGCTTCACCAGCACAGGTAGAGATTTAAATTGTAAATTACAAACAGTTAAGACCAGACAGGAAAATGGAGTGGGAGCAGGGGCATACCATGATTGATATCAACATAAAGTTAAGTCAGAGAAGGCAGTGTTTTAGCTTACTTTACAGAAGTGTGCATATTTTTCCTGGTATTTCTGGGTATGAACAAAATTCTGCTTTATAAATTAAACCCCACTGAAAACGTAGGTTAAAATTCTAGCTGCTTCTAGAGATATGCAGGAAAATCCCTGTAATGTGTATAATATTATTTAATGTAGCAATGCAACACATACATGACATGCAACTACCTGCAAAATAAGAAGGAAAGCAGAAAAAGATCAGTTCAGAGAAAATGAATGTGTCAAAACACAAGTTGGAAGTTAACGAAGATTGATACAACAAACAATTCCTCAGCTGAAGTCAGTATTTTCTATATCAGATGAAATCTATTGAGATAAATATTTATCCATTTATTAATATGAATGCTAACAGCTACACTCTAACATCTTTTTTAAGGCTGGCATCAGTTATATAATGAAAGCGTAGGACAACTCTTGGTTGGGATACTTCAATGGAAAGGCACACTTGAAACTTAACAGCAGGGGGTGCACATAAGCCACCAAATAAATATTGAGCAGTATTTTCCGCACCATGGATTAAACACTAAATTCCTCTTAAACACAGAATTTATTCTGTAAAGACTTCTGTGTTATTAttgatgtgaaataaaatctaCAAAACAGACCATCATAAAGATTGCTAGACATCTGATTTTCTCTCCAGGTGGTCACCCCAGCCAAGATGAAGATTTCTGAGGCCACCGCCTTTTTTAGCAGCGGCGGAGCTGGAAGTGTGCATCGTTCCTTCTCTCTTGCATCAAGTAGGTGACAGTAGAAAGTGTGAAGAACTGCAGCCACACCAATTCCAGTAATTGTACTAACTTACAGGCTTTATGTTATTGGTGAGAGAAATAAATGGGCTATATCACAAGAATAAACATAATCacaaaaacaactaaatatACAAGTtgtgaaagaagacaaaaagaaCACCCTATACAAgtaatttttgctttttttatagACTGTATTATAACTCTTTAAGAGTATGAATAGGGAAAACATGTAAAGATACTAGAGCTGAATCAGGTTCCTCATGTCCTTTGGGGTTAGTTTAGTTCGTATGTAAATACTAAGTAGTTATTATGTGTCCAGTTGTTTCATTTGTGCTCAGTTGTATCATTCTCAACCGCTGAATAAATCCTGGAGGATGAATGAGTATGATATTTTTTGTCCTCCTTTTTAGACACTCCAGCCAATGGCATTGGAACAGAAAAGTTATCTCTTGAAGTGGTTAGTTCACATATCACCACTGTTAAGAATTGCAGTCATAGCAGCTACTCTTTAATGTACTCAGTATTAAGTTTTAGTTATACTCTGATTATattgctttatactgtaagtcCTTGCATACTGCACAAATAGTGTAAAGtaaatgttcatgtttttgtaatgtgtaCTGTTTAGCCAAGTTAGGAGTAGTTATACGCCAAGTCCAGGAAATTCAGTTATTCAGTTACTATCGATGTGATGCATCTCTACAGAGCACAACCTCTAAACAGGCCATCAAGAATAAAGGTGACAAATACAAAAAGGTACAGTCTATCTataaatgatacatttttaaattttttttactaCTG from the Pelmatolapia mariae isolate MD_Pm_ZW linkage group LG20, Pm_UMD_F_2, whole genome shotgun sequence genome contains:
- the ppp1r3da gene encoding protein phosphatase 1, regulatory subunit 3Da, translated to MDKGWFIGLERIPPAQSEQRRSCVSINLTEMLRADKPNVQKKPVPIRPPSPRVSFPKQQFHRSFSCEPTPKPIIRQRSHSLPSATDKKKQCRSVGVRFVDSLGLDLEDVKIFKSGEDPLVPHHVTFRLLMSAEMADGRHMEISLPYLKPAFAQQPGDHPGFLHRLHEQKVCLERVLCFELGVIGITQVLNLDFEKDVTARYSFTGWKSCAEAKASWVSSITKNCEVRMGQISCDTFRFHLPVPPFLQPEAVLEFAIQYKVCGAEYWDNNDGKNYKLICKNYKLSVPKECEDSMVHFT